From the Leucoraja erinacea ecotype New England chromosome 4, Leri_hhj_1, whole genome shotgun sequence genome, the window caccttaaacctatatcctctggtcctcaattcccctactttgggcaaaatatctgtgcatctaaccgatctattcctctcatgattttgtatacctctataagatctcccttcatcctcctgcgctccacggaatagagatccagcccactcaacctcttcctacagctcacaccctctagtcctggcaacatcctcattaatcttttctgaaccctttcaagcttgacaatatatttcttataacatggtgcccagaactgaacacagtattctaaatgtggtctcaccatcgTCTTATGCAACTGGaacatgaactcccaacttctatactcaatactctgactgatgaaggccaaagttttaccttatctacctgcgactcgaccttcaaggaaccatgcacctgtactcctagattcctctgctctacaacactactatttactgtgtaagtcctacccttgttcaacgtcctagaatgcaacacctcacacttctctgtattaaattccatcaaccattcctctgcccacctgaccaatcgatcctgctgcaattgttcacaaccatcttcactatctgcaaaactactaaCTGTTTTATCATcatcaaacttgctaatcttgccttgaatgttctcatccaaatcattgatgtagatgataaacagtaacgggcccagcactgaaccctgagggaCACCACTAATcataggcatccagtctgagaagcaatcttccactgtcaccctctgcttctgtccatggagccaatttgcttactgaagtccatgtgcacaacatctacagctctgccctcatcaaccatttTGGTCACACCTTCTAAAAActctatcagatttgtgagacacgacctcccacatacaaaaccatgctgactttccctaatcagtcattgcccatccaaatgcctgtatatcctatccctcagaatactctccagtaacttaccaattactgatgttaagctcaccggcctatagttctcagcatttttcctgcagcctttcttgaaaagaggtacaacatttgccaccctccagtcttccggcgcTTCTGCAGTATTTAAGGATGAcgcgtaaatttcaaccagggctcccgcaatttcctctctagttttccACAATGTCttcggatatatcagatcaggccctggaaatTTGTCTACTTTCAAACACTACAGTACCTCCAGTACTTCGATGGTAAccgtgactgctctcaagacacttccagtgactgctccaatttcctccatcctactgtctttatCCTCGGTAaagacagaggagaaatacttatttaggaccttgcccatctgctgtggctccacacagaggtgttaattcctgagaggtcccactctctctctagttacccttttcccccttatgtacttataaaatcttTTTGGATTGTctttaatgctacccgccagagctatctcctggcccctttttgctgatttccttttttaatttactccttagttcccaaaactcctccagggatgctcttgatcccagctgcctatacctctcCCATGCACCCTtgttgtttttgactaacgtctcaatttccctcgtcagccaagcgtCCTTACGTAGTACACCCACAACAAGATAATCATCCCTTGTTCCTCTAGCTACACTAGACGAACCGTTATAATGCCACCTCTGACCACAGGTTAGACATTCTCCATAACCAACAACGCAACCCCTCCTCCTCTGTCTATCGCACTGTACCATCAACAGCACACCCTTGTCTCTCCTGAAGcacctgtaccccggaacattcagctgccagtcctgcccctcccttaaccaggtttcagtcatggttaCAACTTCCCAGTCGCTCGTATCTATCcacgccctaagctcatctgccctgcccgtcaggcctcttgcattaaaatacgtgcagtttaaaccaaccctcctcctCGCTCTCTGCCTTTCACCTACTTATTCTGTCCACactaccctccataccaacttctagcctctcacgtgcctctgacctgcacgagatcccaccctTCTAACAATCTActttaaaccctcccgtgtagcattagcaaacctgcgcGCAAGGATGTTGCtccccctccagtttaggtgcagcccgtcccttttatacaggtcacccctgccccagaagaattcccaatgatccagaaatctgaatccctgccccctgcaccaactcctcagccacacattcatttcccctatcttcctattcttaccttcacCACCACGAGGTACCGGAAGCAATCCTGAGCGCTACCCTGTAGctactgcttttcagtcttctacccaatttcgtaaattatttttgcagaacctcctttctcttccgacctatatcatttgtgccaacatgcataacaacctccggctgctccccctcactcttgaggatgcagtgcagtcactccgagacttcctggatcctggcaccaaggaggcacacaccatcctggagttccCACAATGTacaatttccccttcacctccacTCATTTTCTCCAGATTAAAGGTACAGCTATGAGCTCTCACAAGAGCCTAAGTTCTGCCTATTATCTTATTGTGGGCTATGTGGAAGTTTTGTTGTTTCAGTCCTACATGGGATGACTCCCTCCACTCGTTTCCCAGCACATCAATGACTGCTTTGGTGCTGCCTTTGTACTTGGGCTGAACTCGACAATTTCCATTACTCCTgcagccaatttccatcctgccctCACCGTCACATGGTCCATCTCTGACTAGTCCCATCCTTCTCTGGATCGCGCTGTCTCCATCTCTGAAAGGGAGGCTAGCCACCAACTGGTATGTGGGGTCTTTAGTCTGATATGTTGGTTTTCTTTCTCTTCATACTGTTAAATatttccagttttatttttttttaaaaattcaatttcTGAATCGCCCTTGTACCCCTGAGGCAGCTCGTGAGTCCACAGGATGTTACCACTGCTCTGTATTCTTCTTGGACCACTGTGCAGGAACTTTGATAACATTGACGCCAGAGTGACTGTAGTTGGGCAATCCCAGAATAACAAGGTCCTCCCAATGTTATGCTGAAGTTACACACCTGTGATGTAAGTCTATCGCACTGTACCATCAACAGCGCAGCCCTGTCCTGCCATTGCTTATGACACACACTGTGACCCACAGTGAAAGCTTTGGTCTCCAGCATCCTTCCTGACCCCAGTGAAAGCACGGATGTCCATCCCCATCTTCCTCTCAGTACTTTCCCCATTGCCATGTGATCCTAAAATGGGAACCTGAGCAACCGATCCTTCATCCTAAGTCTCGCATAGTGGTCGTTTTTTcccttattaatattattaaactaatttaaattgaaaatggGTCCATCTTGGTTCACTTGGGACCCTGCACCATTTTGGACAGAATCTAAGATTGTTACACAATAACAAAAGAATGGATCTTTTATCCCTGTCCATTTAACGTGTCAAATAACGGTACGTTGCTGGTCTTCGCTGGGAGATTCCACAGTTTATATCAGAACTATTCTTTCCCTCAACAATCCTCCAGCCTTTTCTTTCTCTGCCCTCTGGTTTTTCAAAGCTATAGGGCCTGTTTGTGATGAATAATGCCAGTGTTTCGGAGAGACAGCTGATTTATAACAACTTTTGAAGGCTATGGGTGTTGCAGAATATGTTGTCAGTCACGTCATGTTCGTGTTACTTGGCTGGATTGAGTTGGTCCAGATCCCATGAGCTGTTCACAGTGACTCTCTACAGCCAAAAGGGTCGTTGGTCGATTGAGGAAAAGAGTATTTCAGACTGTGACCTGGCACCATGTTGTATCAGGCAGCAGTCCACCCCTGGTTCCCCACATGCTTCTGATCCTTGGGCTGCAACCAGCCTTGGGCTACCTACCTACTACCTCAATAAAAATGCTATTtttcacaaaaaaaaattaagataatTTAATAAAAACACACATACACCTACTGAATTAAATCAAATACTGAAAAATCAACTTATTCCCATGAATTCCATTTATTCCAATTATTTTCAATAGGGCCTGTTTATAAATGAGATCTTGCACAGGCTCAGCAAGCAAGAGACCTGcctttaagggcagcacagttggaggagctgctgcctcacgccgccaaagacctgggtttgatcctgacctcaagtgctgtttatgtggagtttgcacattctcccagtgactggtGAGCTTCCTCCAGctcctccgctttcctcccacaccccaacacGGTGCAGATTTGTAGGGTCAATTGGTGTCTGCTCGActgcccctgatgtgtagggtgtggatgcaaCAGTAGAATAATATAGAAAGGGTTGATCGATGGTCATTGTGGCCTCAGGCCGAGTAGCCGGATTCCaaactgtatctttcaataagaAAAAAAGTCAGAAGTCTGTGAGCGAACTGGTGCAGCACAGGGGCCACAGGACAGAGGACAGTGCTGCTGGCTCAAGCCAGTGACCGTGCCAGGTCTGAGCTGTGGAAATTCCAGGGAAAAACATGAATAAGTCTGACAGAAGGACTGGCGCCAGGGTGGAAGATGTGAATCAGGTCTGGTCGGTTTAATGTGTCAGGAAAAAGTAGAATTGGAACAAACATTTGGATTGTCATCAGTTTTCCTGCTGCCTGCATCTCGGCTAAGAAAAACATCCTGCTCTTCTGGCGGAGAagttattttttttctgtttggaTGCTCACCATTTGACTGTCCCATTGAAGTTTATGCTTACACTCAGCTAAAGCTCAATGTCAGTGGCGAACCTCAGAgataaaaaatcaataaatagcTTTCATAGCGCATATTGACTTGTCCTGAGTAATTTAATAATTCCAAGTAGTACTGTTTGGGATGTTCTGAAGGATTTGTAATGGTTGCCTGCAGCTAATGAAGTGATGATTTATTTTTGTACAGTAAATACTTCAATTTCTGCTTTCTGCATTGCAGCTGCCAAATGGTGTGTCATATCACGTTGCCACCCACCAGGATAGGCAGGGGAAACTGCAAGAACACCTTCGCCAGCTGTCTGTGCTCTTCAGGAAGTTGCGACTGGTTTATGACAAGTGCAATGAAAACTGTGCCGGTTTAGATCCTGTCTCAATGGAGGTAAGAAACAGCTGAAGGGGGACCCAACCCATGGTAAATGAAAAGTAAGGAGGAGCGGCTTTTTGCTGTTACCTTGGTTCGACTGCCCCATCTGCAggagaagataagactttattgccttccatcacagtgaggaatgtgggggagccacagtggaggatgtttatgttcacttttatgtagttgtgtgtcttgttgcttttttctggtatgactatggtaaattaaatttcactgtaccttaaatggtacacgtgacaataaaggaccattgaaccatcccTTGTAGCCTtgtctgcggcagtgccctgggatggttcaggtcctatctggcgggcagaaccatgtgtgttagccttgctgggtttgaatcctcttccgctcccctgtcatatggggttccacagggttcgattctggggcccctgcttttctcgctgtacatacttcatctgggttccatccttagaaagcatggcatctctttccactgttatgcagatgatacccagctttatttgccgctgaggggggaagacgccttttctgtaaaatcgcttctgtcttgtcttgatgacattaagtcctggttggccctaaacttttttggatttaatgaaaagaagacagaggtgattttatttgatcccaatggctgccgtgaacctccatttgttgatttaggtccattgtcaaggtacgtgaagccaacagttgtgaacctgggttttaggatggacagtgaatttaaattagatcgccaaatatgcgcggtggttaagtccagcttctttcacctaaggaagctgcaGAAGGTGAAgtccattctcgagcggcagcattttgagacagtaatccatgcctttattacatctaggctggattactgtaacgcactctattttggtgttgctcgttcttcactggctcgtctccagttggttcagaatgctgctgctcgccttttaacagggactcgaaagagggagcacatatcgccaattctggcctccctacactggctcccggtgcactttcgagttcattttaagatactgttatttgtttttaaatctctgaatgggctcgccccgccttacctctctgagccgctccacccatacgctcctgcccggtccctcaggtcagctggtcagctgctcctggaggtaccgaggtctagtcggaggctcagaggggatagagccttctctgttgctgctccggcactctggaacaccctgccgttgcacatcagacaggccccctcactgtccatcttcaaatccagtgttaaaacacatttgtattccctggcttttgaccatgcctgaggctttgcttctgtttgtggtgtttttgatgtttctttattttacttgtcttttcctactatttcttttgattgttatttttggtgtgtattaacttttttgtcaatgattagtgatgtacagcactttgttgcagctatgtttgtttttaaagtgctctataaataaaattattattattattattatgggtgCAGCAAATTAACTTGAATCAACAAATCTTTCTACAATCATGAAATGTGTGTGCAAAATACGAACATTTAATTTACACAAAGAGTTTCAGTGCTGTGCGAAGTAAACCACTGCATTTTGGATAATAACCCCTGCATCTTGGTATTAAAATTTACAAATAATTGTTCCAAATCCCAATATGGTGTAAAGCTGGGACTGGCTTTTATGTGAGCATTCCTTGAGATGAGCAGAAATTCTGAGCTGTCGGATTTGAAAAAAACTAGTAAATTCATTCAAGTTTCTGCCTTGGTTTTTCTAAAGTTTGCGTAATTAGTAAAGACACATATATTCATAaaagactgagcggaggtgtttaacGAAATGATCCCTGAGcgtgcgcttggtctcgccgatgtacaggagttgacacctggaacaacggacatctactacaaacccactgactcccatagctatctacataacacttcttcccaccctgcttcctgtaaagactctatcccctactcccaattcctccgtctacacagcatctacgcccaggatgaggttttccataggggttcccctcttccattatagataaggccctcactagggtctcctcgatatcccgcagctcagctgttgctccctctccccccatttcATAACAAGGACCGGGTCCCccgtgtcctcaccttccaccccatcagccatcgcatacagtttataatcctccaacattttcgccacctctaaaGGGAtctcactactggccacatcatcccatctccactactttctgctttccgcagagactgttccctctgcaactccctagccaacacgtcccttcccacccaaaccaccccctccccaggtactttcccctgcaaccacaggagatgcaacacctgtccctttacccccccccccccccccccccccccccccccccccccccccccccccccccccccccccccccccccccccccccccccccacgcatccAAGGACgctgacagtctttccaggtgagacagaggttcacttgcacctcctgcaacctcatctactgtatccgctgttccatatGTCaattcctgtacatcggcgagaccaagcgcaggctcggcgattgtttcgctgaacacctctgctcagtccgccttaaccaacctgatctcccgcttgctcagcactttaactccccctcccattcccaatctaacctttctgtcctgggccacctccattgtcagagtgaggcccagcgcaaattggaggaacaccacctcatatttcgtttgggtagcttacaccccagcagtatgaacattggcttctccaacttcaaatagtccttgctttctctctctctctctccattccctcccccttcccagttctcccacaagcaaATCTCTTTGCCTAAACCTTTGTGCGGGGGAGACCTGTCACTGTTGTTTCAGGTACGCGAGTACGTGTGGGTACAcggcaacctcctaccacctcccacgcatatgttgaaactttcctcaactatgaagaaaaccggcttcgacctgccacaaaaaaattatcgatttttaaaacggcaacctatttttagtgaaGGCCgattttaaacatgatgaaaaaatagcagcaaccaagatgaagcctcgaccacgctgaaaccactttcgaccattagggagagtgaccaaaacctcctgtcacctcatggaaacctagggtggcgggcaaggtcaccagaggttgctgtttaggtctcctaagtgggacaggggcttaagactgCCACACAAGACCCAAATTCCTTTTCTGATTGTGATGCTGCAAATGGAGGCATCTTTAATAGCTTGGAAGTATTCCTTCGACAGACAGGTTATGATTACTTTTTTTTGAGTGTAGATCTCACTAATGCACACATGTTTACAGCTATTTTGCAATCTTTTGTGAGGGTCAAGTTGACAAaagcattcagtctgaagaagggtcacgacccaaaacgtcacctcttccttcactccatagatgctgcctctcccgctgtttctccagcatttttttctaccttagatttttccagcatctgcagttccttcttaaacaaagcatTATATGTGATAATTTAGCACACTGAAAAAGCTGAAATCTGATTTCCAAGTATATGTTTAAAGAGTATAATGAAATTTCAGAAGGTTACATTTGAAGATACAAGTTGAGATGAGTTAAATAGTGCTCACTGTTGAGAAGGCAATGCATAATGCTTAAAGTGAATCTGGTTTAATTATATTTTGTTTATATCTCCTAAGCAACTTATTCCTTATGTGGAGGATGAAAGTACAAAACATGAAGATCATAGCTTGGCAAATCAACTCCGTTTGGCAAGTGAAGAGAGGCGGGAAATAGTGGAGGTAAATAAGGTACAGAAACACTTTGAAAGGTTTATCCAAgtatattttaattgttttaatgtTTACAAAAGCACTAGCGGACAGACGAGATGGAAATCATTTGCTGTAAAGTTTTATGCTCAACGAGATCGGGAAGTGAACGATGGAAAGAAAGTGGTGCTGCACTAGCATCGTTGCAACATTTCTCAGACAAGGACTTGCTAGAATTTGAGATAATTGGTCTGATTTAGTAGCCAGCAGCAATATACTGTAAATAGCAAGGGAAATTCCATCCTGTTAATCTGGCTGGGTTCCAAAAATAGAGTGAAATGTATATAAACTGCTGTGCCACCTGTTTCCTTATAATTGGTGTTGTTACATTTTATTGATGTGTCTAAAAAAAGAAAGTAGGTTGTGGGAGATTATCCTTTGTTCAAGGTTTATGGGGGAGAATAAAAAGTCCTTTTGAAGTTTACATTCTGCTTGCTGAAATCTGTAAATAGGAGGATCTCTGACCATTTCAGCTGTTCCAGTAGATCACTAATGGGAACCTGTCTGTACATACTACAGCTGCCAGCGAGATAGTACCAATGACACATTCAAATAATAAAACTGGGCATTGTTTTAAAACCACAAGCcaccacattttttttaaatatctcctCATCGGGGTTTGCCACTCGACTGAACAGTCGAGAAGCAGATCAATAGTTATTCTTGCATCAGATTTTGCCT encodes:
- the med30 gene encoding mediator of RNA polymerase II transcription subunit 30 isoform X2, which translates into the protein MATPPAPGPGLPGAFSGPQGQAGREVNTASLCRIGQETVQDIVSRTMEIFQLLRNMQLPNGVSYHVATHQDRQGKLQEHLRQLSVLFRKLRLVYDKCNENCAGLDPVSMEQLIPYVEDESTKHEDHSLANQLRLASEERREIVEGLSFWTAN
- the med30 gene encoding mediator of RNA polymerase II transcription subunit 30 isoform X3 translates to MATPPAPGPGLPGAFSGPQGQAGREVNTASLCRIGQETVQDIVSRTMEIFQLLRNMQLPNGVSYHVATHQDRQGKLQEHLRQLSVLFRKLRLVYDKCNENCAGLDPVSMEQLIPYVEDESTKHEDHSLANQLRLASEERREIVEVNKKLKQKNQHLKQIMDQLRNLIWDINAMLAMRN